Proteins from one Verrucomicrobiia bacterium genomic window:
- a CDS encoding alpha/beta hydrolase-fold protein, producing MIRLPESSRFHVIDEPKVLPRFGHLGSRPIYVYLPELAEHDHRRRFPVLYCHDGQNIWDDPHCCFGHGGWCLNLIADELTREGKMEPTILVGIPNTHARFREYTPGKTYDDILAHPYANYVVDVVKRCVDRKFPTKKDRKHTALLGSSLGGLVSLWMVHKLSETFRQAACLSGAFQVRDRQSKSFVEFIKEREHQDLRIYLDCGTVRDGAPQSRKVHQAYLARGWREGGDLCYFEDKGGEHNERCWRDRVWRALVFLFGNATDAK from the coding sequence ATGATCCGGTTGCCTGAGTCGTCCCGCTTTCACGTCATCGATGAGCCGAAAGTGTTGCCTCGTTTCGGGCATCTCGGGTCCCGGCCAATCTACGTCTATCTTCCCGAACTTGCAGAGCACGATCATCGTCGGCGCTTCCCTGTGCTCTATTGTCACGATGGCCAGAACATCTGGGACGATCCGCATTGTTGCTTCGGTCACGGCGGCTGGTGCCTCAACCTGATCGCCGATGAGTTGACACGAGAAGGAAAAATGGAACCGACCATCCTGGTCGGCATACCCAACACGCACGCGCGCTTCCGCGAATACACACCGGGAAAAACCTACGACGATATTCTCGCGCACCCTTATGCGAATTACGTTGTCGATGTCGTGAAGCGCTGCGTCGATCGAAAATTCCCGACTAAGAAGGACCGCAAACACACCGCGCTGCTGGGTTCCTCCCTGGGCGGGTTGGTCTCGTTGTGGATGGTGCACAAGCTTTCCGAGACATTCCGCCAGGCCGCGTGTCTCTCCGGCGCGTTTCAGGTCCGGGATCGACAAAGCAAATCGTTCGTCGAGTTCATCAAGGAACGCGAGCATCAGGACCTGCGCATCTATCTCGACTGCGGCACGGTGCGCGACGGCGCGCCGCAATCGCGCAAAGTGCATCAGGCGTATCTCGCACGCGGCTGGCGCGAAGGCGGCGATCTCTGCTACTTCGAGGACAAGGGTGGTGAACACAACGAGCGCTGCTGGCGCGATCGTGTGTGGCGCGCGCTCGTTTTCCTCTTCGGAAACGCGACCGACGCGAAGTGA